Proteins from one Cryptomeria japonica chromosome 4, Sugi_1.0, whole genome shotgun sequence genomic window:
- the LOC131874924 gene encoding cysteine-rich receptor-like protein kinase 15, with the protein MNFSSVISDYVRHTCDNPSTSSDGSTYSKNLNLVIKDLFHNAPKSSGFNTSSRGQSPYKVYGLLQCIGNISPQKCSNCVLEANKTIQNVCANNISGLIWFEECFMRYDSSNFISILDASGENYVSLYDISSKSEAFESTVTRLLSNLSNEAYIPANKGFAAGLAISDIAGYIYGLVQCWEDISIPDCITCLVKGIAQMENISPTKLGARVLYGSCMIRYEVYQFFESSQEPTPSPEGFHPASTPFLPPKAAFSPSKLNGISLTRSKKKFSKALLMVLGLVGSIILVLIICLIVSRKIIKSGSFWMLVTPATHNQEMHGFSLETGLFRQEQHFVFSLDVLVEATENFHDNKKIGEGGFGAVYKGTTTDGNDIAVKKLSAKSKQGKNEFMNEVKLMTNVQHRNLAKLLGCCVEGNERLLVYEYFPNKSLDTYLYDSDKCGELDWHKRYNIITGIARGLLYLHQDSQLRVIHRDIKISNILLDRKLNAKIADFGLARLFPEDETHINTRVAGTFGYIAPEYAIQGQLSVKVDVYSFGVVLLEIITGRKNGDIHLPYEMQNLLEWVRNWNFHYHFSQLLLFNYRPPESCDLMICDAQVWKLFKGGNAMNMVDSKASKVVEEQALRCIHVGLLCVQADATLRPTMSNVIMMISSSSEKLSNPSKPAFVSNSESHASNSKSMSSTRIEENGKGTTSQICGKAMSSSSEIQKRIRVFVRPTVIEGLVSDYFCQGRFKVNVVVLISDLFSCPCIDVLDIRLIDHSPCFLVDVAT; encoded by the exons ATGAACTTTTCTTCAGTCATAAGCGACTACGTCAGGCACACCTGCGATAATCCCTCAACTTCCAGTGATGGCAGCACGTATTCCAAAAACTTAAACCTAGTTATCAAAGATCTGTTTCATAATGCACCTAAAAGTTCAGGTTTTAACACTTCTTCCCGCGGCCAATCTCCATATAAGGTATATGGTCTGCTCCAGTGTATTGGAAATATATCACCTCAGAAATGCTCAAACTGTGTGCTCGAAGCGAATAAGACTATTCAAAATGTTTGCGCCAACAACATAAGTGGGTTAATATGGTTTGAAGAATGCTTCATGCGCTACGACAGTTCTAATTTCATTTCAATTCTAGATGCTAGCGGAGAAAACTATGTGAGCCTGTATGATATTAGTAGCAAATCGGAGGCTTTTGAGTCCACTGTCACCAGGCTTCTGTCAAACCTGTCAAACGAAGCTTACATCCCTGCCAATAAGGGATTCGCTGCTGGATTAGCCATATCTGATATTGCAGGATATATATATGGTTTAGTTCAGTGTTGGGAAGATATATCGATACCGGATTGCATAACATGCTTGGTTAAAGGAATTGCACAGATGGAGAATATTTCTCCAACAAAACTAGGAGCCCGGGTCCTGTACGGGAGCTGCATGATAAGATATGAAGTATACCAATTTTTCGAGTCTTCTCAGGAGCCTACTCCGTCCCCCGAGGGATTCCATCCAGCTTCCACACCTTTCCTGCCTCCTAAAGCTGCATTCTCCCCTAGCAAACTTAATGGAATTTCTTTGACAAGGTCAAAAA AAAAGTTTTCGAAAGCATTACTCATGGTATTGGGACTTGTGGGAAGCATAATTCTGGTGTTAATTATTTGTCTAATTGTATCTCGAAAAATAATAAAATCTGGTAGTTTTTGGATGTTAGTAACTCCTGCTACTCATAATCAAG aGATGCATGGAttttcccttgaaactggtttatTTAGGCAAGAGCAACACTTTGTCTTCAGCTTAGATGTGTTGGTAGAAGCTACAGAAAATTTtcatgacaacaagaagattggaGAGGGAGGTTTTGGTGCAGTATACAAG GGAACAACTACAGATGGAAATGACATTGCAGTCAAAAAACTCTCTGCCAAATCTAAACAAGGAAAGAACGAATTTATGAATGAAGTAAAATTGATGACTAATGTTCAACATCGAAACCTCGCAAAATTGCTAGGATGCTGTGTGGAGGGAAATGAAAGATTGCTTGTTTATGAGTATTTTCCCAACAAGAGCTTGGACACATATCTCTATG ATTCAGATAAGTGCGGAGAGCTAGATTGGCACAAGCGTTATAACATCATCACAGGAATCGCTCGTGGacttctttatcttcatcaggaTTCACAATTGCGAGTCATTCATAGAGATATTAAAATAAGCAACATTTTACTTGACCGCAAACTCAATGCAAAGATAGCCGACTTTGGTCTAGCAAGACTTTTCCCTGAAGATGAGACCCATATCAATACAAGAGTTGCAGGCACATT TGGTTACATCGCTCCAGAGTACGCAATCCAAGGGCAGCTGTCAGTTAAAGTAGATGTTTACAGTTTCGGAGTGGTGCTGCTTGAAATCATCACTGGAAGGAAAAATGGTGATATTCATCTTCCGTACGAAATGCAAAACCTGTTAGAATGGGTAAGAAACTGGAATTTCCACTATCATTTTTCACAATTGTTACTTTTCAATTATAGGCCGCCAGAATCTTGCGATTTGATGATATGTGATGCCCAGGTGTGGAAACTATTCAAGGGAGGAAATGCAATGAATATGGTAGATTCGAAAGCATCAAAAGTTGTTGAGGAGCAGGCCTTGAGGTGCATTCACGTTGGGCTTTTATGTGTGCAAGCTGATGCAACGCTTCGTCCAACTATGTCTAATGTTATTATGATGATATCTAGCAGCTCTGAGAAATTGTCAAATCCTTCAAAGCCTGCTTTTGTAAGTAATAGCGAGAGCCAtgcttcaaattcaaaatcaatgtCAAGCACACGGATTGAGGAGAATGGAAAGGGAACAACATCGCAGATATGCGGGAAAGCTATGTCATCTTCATCAGAAATTCA